One window of the Agrobacterium larrymoorei genome contains the following:
- the rpmI gene encoding 50S ribosomal protein L35 gives MPKMKTKSAAKKRFKITGTGKVLAAAAGKRHGMIKRSNKFIRDARGTMVLAEADGKKVVKNYLPNGL, from the coding sequence ATGCCCAAGATGAAGACGAAATCCGCTGCAAAAAAGCGGTTCAAGATCACTGGCACCGGCAAGGTTCTCGCAGCCGCCGCCGGTAAGCGCCACGGCATGATCAAGCGTTCCAACAAGTTCATTCGCGACGCGCGCGGAACCATGGTTCTGGCCGAAGCTGACGGCAAAAAGGTCGTCAAGAACTACCTGCCGAACGGTCTCTAA
- the infC gene encoding translation initiation factor IF-3, with amino-acid sequence MRRPFKADAPVKEGPRSNREIRIPKIQLIDEEGQNLGVMPTDQALKMAEEAGLDLVEISPNAEPPVCKILDLGKLKYSTQKKAAEARKKQKIVEVKEIKMRPNIDTHDYEVKMKAMNRFFEEGDKVKVTLKFRGREMAHQELGMKLLQQVKEDTLTIAKVEAEPKLEGRQMMMVLAPK; translated from the coding sequence ATTCGCAGACCGTTCAAAGCCGATGCCCCCGTCAAGGAGGGCCCGCGCTCCAACAGGGAAATTCGCATTCCCAAAATTCAGCTGATTGATGAAGAAGGCCAGAACCTCGGCGTTATGCCGACGGATCAGGCGTTGAAGATGGCAGAAGAGGCCGGTCTTGATCTTGTCGAGATTTCGCCGAACGCAGAACCGCCTGTTTGCAAGATTCTCGATCTCGGTAAGCTGAAATATTCGACGCAGAAGAAGGCGGCCGAAGCGCGCAAGAAGCAGAAGATCGTCGAAGTCAAAGAAATCAAGATGCGTCCCAATATCGACACCCATGACTATGAGGTGAAGATGAAGGCGATGAACCGTTTCTTTGAAGAAGGTGACAAGGTAAAGGTAACGCTGAAGTTCCGTGGCCGCGAAATGGCTCACCAGGAGCTCGGCATGAAGCTGCTTCAGCAGGTGAAGGAAGATACCCTGACAATCGCCAAGGTGGAAGCCGAGCCGAAGCTCGAAGGCCGCCAGATGATGATGGTGCTTGCACCGAAGTAA
- the pheT gene encoding phenylalanine--tRNA ligase subunit beta, whose product MKFTLSWLKEHLDTDASLEQICERLTAIGLEVEDVDDKAAYKPFVIAKVLSAEKHPEADRLKVLSVDAGDGKPVQIVCGAPNARAGLVGALARPGTYVPGIDVTLSVGKIRGVESHGMMCSEKELNMSDNHDGIIDLPEDAPVGASFASYAGLDDPVIEINLTPNRPDCTSIYGIARDLAASGLGTLKTRPAPSFKVEGATPVDVKLELDDPALCPGFSLRIVRGVKNGPSPKWMQQRLLAIGLRPINALVDITNYMTFDQGRPMHVFDAAKVKGDLVVRRAKEGETILALDQREYTLGPNNVVIADDNGLESIGGVMGGEHSGCDENTVDVLIESALWDPINIAKTGRSLGIITDARYRFERGVDPEYMVPGLERTTELVLELCGGVAGEAKVVGYKGYEPKWIDFPLSEVKRLTGLEVSADESLAILKGLGFGIEGSGERVSVSVPSWRPDIDGKADLVEEVMRIHGVDNIKPEPLESLGAVNGRILTTLQIRTRTARRALASRGMLEAVTWSFIPEAQAKLFGGGSSALKLANPIAADMSDMRPSLLPGLLTAAQRNADKGYGDVAIFEVSGTYEGDTPEGQRRVAGGVRRGTASLAGAGRMWSNTAKGGGKPVDVYDAKADALAVIEACGLPMANVQIEAGAPSWYHPGRSGTIKMGPKVILGHFGEFHPKTLAALDVSGVYCGFEIYLDAMPEPKKKATRTKPALELSPFQAVKRDFAFVVDKSVEAGAIIKAATSADRKLVTGVNVFDVFEGASLGENKKSIAIEVQIQPTDKTLTDEDFEALTAKIVGNVEKTTGGVLRA is encoded by the coding sequence ATGAAATTCACACTCTCCTGGCTGAAAGAGCATCTCGATACGGATGCGTCTCTGGAGCAGATTTGCGAACGCCTGACGGCAATCGGTCTCGAAGTCGAGGATGTCGATGACAAGGCGGCTTACAAGCCTTTCGTCATCGCCAAGGTCCTGTCGGCGGAAAAGCATCCGGAAGCCGACCGGCTGAAGGTGCTTTCGGTGGATGCCGGTGATGGCAAGCCGGTGCAGATCGTCTGCGGCGCGCCGAATGCGCGTGCTGGCCTGGTCGGCGCGCTGGCACGTCCGGGGACTTATGTTCCGGGCATCGACGTGACGCTTTCCGTCGGCAAGATCCGTGGTGTCGAAAGCCACGGCATGATGTGTTCCGAAAAGGAGCTCAACATGTCCGACAATCACGACGGCATCATCGATCTTCCGGAAGATGCGCCGGTCGGCGCGTCTTTCGCGTCCTACGCCGGGCTCGATGATCCGGTCATTGAAATCAATCTCACACCGAACCGTCCAGACTGCACGTCGATCTACGGCATCGCACGCGATCTGGCGGCCTCCGGTCTCGGCACGTTGAAGACGCGGCCTGCACCAAGCTTCAAGGTCGAAGGCGCGACGCCGGTGGACGTGAAGCTCGAGCTGGATGACCCTGCACTCTGCCCCGGCTTTTCGCTTCGCATCGTGCGTGGCGTGAAGAATGGCCCGAGCCCGAAATGGATGCAGCAGCGCCTTCTCGCAATTGGTCTGCGCCCCATCAACGCACTGGTCGATATCACCAACTACATGACATTCGATCAGGGCCGTCCGATGCATGTCTTCGATGCGGCGAAGGTCAAGGGCGATCTCGTCGTGCGGCGCGCGAAAGAAGGCGAAACCATTCTTGCTCTCGATCAGCGCGAATATACGCTCGGTCCAAACAATGTGGTGATCGCCGACGACAATGGGCTTGAGTCCATTGGTGGCGTGATGGGCGGCGAGCATTCCGGCTGCGACGAGAATACCGTCGACGTGCTGATCGAGTCGGCACTCTGGGATCCGATCAACATTGCCAAGACCGGACGTTCTCTCGGTATCATCACCGATGCGCGCTATCGTTTCGAACGCGGCGTCGATCCGGAATATATGGTGCCGGGCCTCGAGCGTACAACGGAGCTGGTGCTCGAACTTTGCGGCGGCGTTGCCGGGGAAGCCAAGGTCGTCGGCTACAAGGGTTACGAGCCGAAGTGGATCGATTTCCCACTCTCCGAGGTGAAACGCCTTACGGGTCTTGAGGTTTCGGCAGACGAAAGCCTTGCGATCCTCAAGGGTCTCGGCTTCGGCATCGAAGGCTCCGGTGAGCGTGTTTCCGTATCGGTGCCCTCATGGCGTCCGGACATCGATGGCAAGGCGGATCTGGTGGAAGAGGTCATGCGTATCCACGGCGTGGACAACATCAAGCCGGAACCGCTTGAGAGCCTCGGTGCCGTCAACGGGCGCATTTTGACGACGCTACAAATCCGCACGCGTACGGCGCGCCGCGCGCTTGCGAGCCGGGGTATGCTGGAAGCGGTCACATGGTCCTTCATTCCAGAAGCGCAGGCAAAGCTCTTCGGCGGTGGTTCCTCCGCGCTGAAGCTCGCCAACCCCATCGCTGCCGACATGTCCGACATGCGGCCGTCCTTGTTGCCTGGACTTTTGACCGCAGCGCAGCGCAATGCCGACAAGGGCTATGGCGATGTCGCTATCTTCGAAGTGTCCGGTACCTATGAAGGCGATACGCCGGAGGGCCAGCGGCGCGTCGCCGGCGGTGTTCGCCGCGGCACCGCATCGCTTGCCGGTGCAGGCCGCATGTGGTCGAACACAGCAAAGGGCGGCGGAAAGCCCGTCGATGTCTACGATGCCAAGGCAGACGCTCTGGCCGTCATTGAAGCCTGCGGTCTACCGATGGCGAATGTGCAGATCGAGGCAGGTGCTCCGTCTTGGTATCATCCTGGCCGTTCCGGCACGATCAAGATGGGTCCGAAGGTTATTCTCGGTCATTTCGGCGAGTTCCATCCGAAGACGCTGGCCGCGCTCGACGTATCTGGCGTTTATTGCGGCTTCGAGATCTATCTCGACGCCATGCCTGAACCGAAGAAGAAGGCAACGCGCACGAAGCCGGCGTTGGAGCTTTCACCGTTCCAGGCGGTGAAACGCGACTTCGCTTTCGTGGTCGACAAGTCGGTCGAAGCGGGGGCTATCATCAAGGCGGCAACCAGCGCCGATCGTAAGCTCGTCACCGGTGTCAACGTCTTCGACGTTTTCGAAGGCGCTTCCTTGGGTGAGAACAAGAAGTCGATTGCAATCGAAGTTCAGATCCAGCCGACGGACAAGACCCTGACGGATGAGGACTTCGAAGCCTTGACGGCAAAGATCGTCGGCAATGTGGAAAAGACCACGGGCGGCGTGCTCCGCGCGTAA
- a CDS encoding mandelate racemase/muconate lactonizing enzyme family protein, which yields MKIASVHPFILHLPLTSDSISDSTHSITHWGVVGTKIVTTDGLEGYGFTGTHAHLASDRLITSCIRDCYAPLLIGEDANDHSRLWTKLARYPSLQWVGRAGITHLALAAVDVALWDLKAKKAGLPLWSYLGGARTDKLEAYNTDIGWLSFTKDALIEGSARAVEQDGFTRLKIKVGQDDPNVDIDRLTAIRERLGGAVRIAIDGNGKWDLPTCQRFCSLARDLDIYWFEEPLWYDDIGGHATLARNTSIPIALGEQLYTVDAFRYFISAGAVAYVQPDVTRLGGITEYIQVADLALGHRLPVVPHAGEMSQVHVHLSYWHPASTILEYIPWIKDHFEEPADVQGGIYKRPERPGAGTTVLEESFSRFGKSIG from the coding sequence ATGAAAATCGCATCAGTCCATCCCTTCATTCTTCATTTGCCACTGACATCCGATTCCATTTCCGACTCGACGCATTCCATCACCCACTGGGGCGTGGTCGGCACGAAGATTGTCACCACGGATGGGCTGGAGGGCTACGGCTTCACCGGCACCCATGCGCATCTCGCTTCAGACCGACTGATCACCTCCTGCATTCGCGATTGCTATGCGCCACTTCTGATTGGCGAGGATGCCAATGACCATTCGCGCCTCTGGACCAAGCTTGCCCGTTATCCATCGCTGCAATGGGTTGGCCGCGCGGGCATCACACATCTGGCGCTTGCTGCCGTCGATGTCGCGCTTTGGGACTTGAAGGCGAAAAAGGCGGGGCTACCGCTGTGGAGCTATCTCGGCGGAGCCCGGACCGACAAGCTCGAGGCTTATAATACCGATATCGGCTGGCTTTCTTTCACGAAGGACGCTCTGATTGAGGGGTCCGCAAGGGCCGTTGAACAGGACGGATTTACCCGGCTAAAGATCAAGGTCGGCCAGGACGATCCGAATGTGGACATCGATCGGTTGACGGCGATTCGTGAACGTCTCGGTGGGGCAGTGCGCATCGCCATCGATGGAAACGGCAAGTGGGATCTGCCGACCTGCCAGCGCTTTTGTTCGCTCGCGCGTGATCTCGATATCTACTGGTTCGAAGAACCGCTCTGGTATGATGATATCGGCGGCCACGCAACGCTTGCCCGTAACACCTCGATTCCAATCGCACTTGGTGAACAGCTCTACACGGTCGATGCCTTCCGCTACTTCATCTCCGCCGGCGCGGTCGCTTACGTCCAGCCGGATGTGACCCGCCTTGGCGGCATAACCGAATATATTCAGGTGGCGGATCTGGCATTGGGGCATCGCCTGCCCGTGGTGCCCCATGCAGGCGAAATGAGCCAGGTCCATGTACATCTCAGCTACTGGCACCCGGCCTCGACGATCCTCGAATATATCCCTTGGATCAAGGACCACTTCGAAGAGCCAGCGGATGTGCAGGGCGGCATCTACAAGCGGCCGGAACGCCCAGGTGCGGGTACGACCGTACTGGAAGAAAGCTTCTCCCGTTTTGGCAAAAGCATAGGCTGA
- a CDS encoding TRAP transporter small permease, translating into MTQEIHTQVTPEELAHTFDEAPPDTDLSVYAFEDWLTLALFWMMTGCVFLQFFTRYVLNDSYAWTEEIAVNCLIGVVFLGSVMCVRMSRHIQVDVLYHYLPPNVTRIMAIAVDIIRIGFFAYGSWLMWRYLEIVADEEMVTVALPRNIVFYTVFGAFVLMFLRSIQVFVANQRRGYSVLERPEEFQTSEEI; encoded by the coding sequence ATGACGCAGGAAATCCATACTCAGGTTACGCCCGAGGAGCTTGCCCACACCTTTGACGAGGCGCCTCCCGATACCGACCTTTCCGTTTATGCCTTCGAGGACTGGCTGACGCTCGCTCTTTTCTGGATGATGACGGGATGCGTCTTTCTCCAGTTCTTCACCCGTTACGTCCTCAATGACAGCTATGCCTGGACCGAAGAAATCGCCGTCAACTGCCTGATCGGGGTCGTCTTCCTTGGCTCGGTCATGTGCGTACGCATGTCGCGCCACATCCAGGTCGATGTTCTCTACCATTACCTGCCGCCGAATGTGACGCGCATCATGGCGATCGCGGTCGATATCATCCGCATCGGTTTCTTCGCTTATGGCTCATGGCTGATGTGGCGTTATCTTGAGATCGTCGCCGATGAAGAAATGGTCACGGTTGCTCTGCCGCGCAACATCGTTTTCTACACCGTCTTCGGTGCCTTCGTGCTGATGTTCCTACGCTCGATCCAGGTCTTCGTAGCCAATCAGCGTCGCGGCTACTCCGTTCTCGAGCGGCCGGAAGAATTCCAGACGAGCGAGGAGATTTGA
- a CDS encoding flavin reductase, with protein MSFKREVEMGSKTAEERSLDYRNAMAQLAGAVNIVTTDGPAGRAGFSATAVCSVSDNPPTLLVCINRNSSAYRMLFENAVICVNTLSANQQPVSQLFGGKTPMEERFAGGEWSSLETGAPVLKGALASFDCRVRAIHDGSTHDIIICDVVDTAIGEGEEALIYFKRAYRTL; from the coding sequence ATGTCTTTTAAGAGGGAAGTCGAAATGGGAAGCAAGACTGCGGAAGAACGCAGCCTGGACTACAGAAACGCAATGGCGCAGCTTGCCGGCGCCGTCAACATCGTCACGACGGATGGCCCAGCGGGCAGGGCGGGGTTTTCCGCCACCGCAGTCTGTAGCGTATCGGACAATCCCCCGACGCTGCTCGTCTGTATCAATCGCAACTCTTCCGCCTACCGGATGCTATTTGAGAATGCCGTGATTTGCGTCAACACGCTCTCGGCAAACCAGCAGCCGGTGAGCCAACTCTTTGGTGGCAAGACCCCGATGGAAGAGCGTTTCGCAGGCGGGGAGTGGTCGTCGCTCGAGACCGGCGCACCGGTTCTGAAAGGCGCTCTCGCTTCCTTCGATTGCCGTGTTCGCGCGATCCATGATGGCAGCACCCACGACATCATTATTTGCGATGTGGTCGATACTGCCATCGGTGAGGGCGAAGAGGCGCTGATCTATTTCAAGCGCGCTTATCGCACGCTCTAA
- a CDS encoding FadR/GntR family transcriptional regulator: MFVALEPRRLHRQVADQIRSLIEAGEIADGAKLPAERDLAERFAVSRPTVREALIVLEVEGYIQIRMGSGVYVSQRPKALSILPADDSDGPFEILQARSIIEGGIAEEAAKRAKASHIALLDENLKRMEDAIGDAVEMLVHDRAFHLAIADIIGNVTLHRFTGHIFDRRMTPYFERLASHFEGPRTWRLALEEHVVIRDAIAANDPEAAKAAMQRHLSQSQKRFSQSFGEEA; encoded by the coding sequence ATGTTTGTGGCGCTTGAGCCGCGTCGCCTCCACAGGCAGGTGGCGGATCAAATCAGGTCGCTGATCGAGGCAGGTGAAATCGCCGACGGGGCCAAGCTTCCGGCTGAGCGCGATCTTGCCGAACGTTTCGCTGTTTCAAGGCCAACTGTTCGCGAAGCGCTGATCGTGCTGGAAGTCGAAGGCTATATCCAGATCCGCATGGGCTCGGGCGTCTATGTGAGCCAACGTCCGAAGGCGCTGTCGATCCTGCCGGCGGACGATAGCGATGGACCTTTCGAAATTCTCCAGGCGCGCAGCATCATCGAAGGTGGCATTGCCGAAGAGGCGGCAAAGCGGGCCAAAGCATCGCATATCGCTCTTCTCGATGAGAATTTGAAGCGGATGGAAGACGCCATTGGCGATGCAGTGGAGATGCTGGTTCATGACCGCGCCTTTCACCTGGCGATTGCCGACATCATCGGCAATGTCACGCTCCATCGCTTCACCGGACATATCTTTGATCGCCGCATGACGCCCTATTTCGAGCGTCTTGCCAGCCATTTCGAGGGGCCGCGCACGTGGCGGCTGGCGCTTGAGGAGCATGTGGTGATCCGTGACGCGATTGCCGCGAACGATCCGGAGGCGGCGAAAGCTGCCATGCAGCGACATCTCAGCCAGTCGCAAAAGAGATTTTCTCAAAGCTTCGGAGAGGAGGCTTGA
- the pheS gene encoding phenylalanine--tRNA ligase subunit alpha, with product MTELDTLKSQLMSEIAAAADEAAIEAVRLSALGKKGSVSELLKTLGTMTPEERQTRGAAINQLKNEVADFLTARKSELKDAAIEARLKAETLDVSLPVRQSPAERGRIHPISQIVDEITAIFADMGFSIAEGPDIETDYYNFTALNFPEGHPAREMHDTFFFQPDEKGERKVLRTHTSPVQVRTMEAQKPPIRIVIPGKTYRQDSDATHSPMFHQVEGLVIDKKAHVGNLRWILEEFCKTFFEVDSVVMRFRPSFFPFTEPSFEVDIQCDRSGPIVKFGEGKDWMEILGCGMVHPNVLRAGGLDPDEYQGFAWGMGLDRIAMLKYGMPDLRDFFNADVRWMNHYGFRPLDMPTLFGGLSV from the coding sequence ATGACTGAACTGGACACTTTGAAATCGCAACTGATGTCGGAAATCGCTGCGGCGGCAGACGAGGCCGCCATTGAGGCCGTGCGGCTGTCGGCACTGGGCAAGAAGGGCTCGGTCTCCGAGCTTCTGAAAACGCTTGGAACGATGACGCCGGAAGAGCGCCAGACACGCGGTGCTGCCATCAACCAGTTGAAGAATGAAGTGGCGGACTTCCTGACCGCTCGCAAGAGCGAGTTGAAGGATGCGGCCATCGAAGCGCGGCTGAAGGCCGAGACGCTCGATGTCAGTCTGCCGGTTCGTCAGTCTCCGGCCGAACGCGGCCGTATCCACCCGATCAGCCAGATCGTCGATGAGATCACGGCGATCTTCGCCGACATGGGCTTCTCCATTGCCGAAGGCCCGGATATCGAAACCGACTATTATAACTTCACGGCATTGAACTTCCCGGAAGGGCATCCTGCCCGCGAAATGCACGACACGTTCTTCTTCCAGCCGGATGAAAAGGGTGAACGCAAGGTTTTGCGCACGCATACCTCGCCTGTTCAGGTGCGCACCATGGAAGCGCAGAAGCCGCCGATCCGCATCGTCATTCCCGGCAAGACCTACCGCCAGGATTCCGATGCGACCCATTCGCCGATGTTCCACCAGGTCGAAGGCCTTGTGATCGACAAGAAAGCGCATGTCGGAAACCTTCGCTGGATTCTCGAAGAGTTCTGCAAGACCTTCTTCGAGGTCGATAGCGTCGTCATGCGCTTTCGCCCGTCCTTCTTCCCCTTCACCGAGCCAAGCTTCGAGGTGGATATTCAGTGCGACCGCTCCGGCCCGATCGTCAAGTTCGGCGAGGGCAAGGACTGGATGGAAATCCTCGGCTGCGGAATGGTTCACCCCAATGTGCTGCGTGCCGGTGGGCTCGATCCTGATGAGTATCAGGGCTTTGCCTGGGGCATGGGTCTCGACCGCATCGCTATGCTGAAATACGGCATGCCGGACCTGCGAGATTTCTTCAACGCCGATGTTCGCTGGATGAACCATTACGGCTTCCGCCCGCTCGACATGCCGACGCTGTTCGGCGGTCTGAGCGTCTGA
- the rplT gene encoding 50S ribosomal protein L20, with translation MARVKRGVTSRAKHTKTLKAAKGFYGRRKNTIRAAKAAVDRSKQYAYRDRKVNKRNFRALWIQRINAAVREFGLTYGRFIDGLNKAGIEVDRKVLSDMAIHEPAAFGALVDAAKKALEYLKDAGTANEFESAVK, from the coding sequence ATGGCACGCGTAAAACGTGGCGTAACTTCCCGCGCCAAGCACACCAAGACACTCAAGGCAGCCAAGGGCTTCTACGGCCGTCGCAAGAACACCATCCGCGCAGCAAAGGCAGCGGTTGACCGTTCCAAGCAGTACGCTTACCGCGACCGCAAGGTCAACAAGCGCAACTTCCGCGCTCTGTGGATCCAGCGTATCAATGCTGCTGTTCGCGAATTCGGCCTGACCTATGGCCGCTTCATCGACGGCCTGAACAAGGCTGGCATCGAAGTCGACCGTAAGGTTCTGTCCGACATGGCTATCCATGAGCCAGCAGCTTTCGGCGCGCTCGTCGACGCTGCGAAGAAGGCTCTTGAGTATCTCAAGGACGCAGGTACGGCCAACGAGTTTGAATCCGCTGTAAAGTAA
- a CDS encoding sialic acid TRAP transporter substrate-binding protein SiaP, giving the protein MTFRLRSLLGATAIIMASALSAQAQTVLKWAHVYETTEPFHTESVWAAKEIEKRTEGRYKIDVFPASQLGKEADINQGLKLGTVDIIISGSSFAARDSKPIGVTYFPYIFRNPEHLIAYTKSDVFKRLAKGYQDKTGNVIAAVSYYGTRHTTSNKPIEKCSDLNGVKMRVPDVPAYLAMPRACGANTTPIAFAEVYLALQNGTVDAQENPLTTIEAKKFFEVQKNIVLTGHIVDHLNTVISKSRWASLSDEDKKIFVDVMQEAATKTTKIIEEREVALVDDFKKRGLTVTEVDKADFEKNVLDKVKFEDFGYNKADWEAIRAVQ; this is encoded by the coding sequence ATGACGTTCAGATTGAGAAGCCTGCTGGGTGCCACGGCCATCATCATGGCCTCTGCGCTGTCTGCGCAAGCACAGACCGTGCTGAAATGGGCCCATGTTTATGAGACAACAGAACCGTTCCACACCGAATCCGTCTGGGCGGCGAAGGAGATCGAGAAGCGCACGGAGGGTCGCTACAAGATCGATGTGTTCCCGGCATCCCAGCTTGGCAAGGAAGCCGATATCAACCAGGGCCTGAAACTCGGCACGGTCGATATCATCATTTCCGGATCGAGCTTTGCAGCCCGAGATTCCAAGCCGATTGGCGTCACCTACTTCCCTTACATTTTCCGTAATCCTGAGCACCTCATCGCCTATACAAAAAGCGATGTCTTCAAGCGGTTGGCCAAGGGCTATCAGGACAAGACCGGTAATGTCATTGCGGCGGTCAGCTATTACGGTACGCGTCACACGACATCGAACAAGCCCATCGAAAAGTGCAGCGACCTGAACGGCGTGAAGATGCGTGTTCCGGACGTACCGGCCTATCTCGCCATGCCGCGCGCCTGCGGCGCCAACACCACACCGATTGCTTTCGCCGAAGTCTACCTCGCGTTGCAAAACGGCACCGTCGATGCGCAGGAAAATCCGCTGACGACCATCGAAGCAAAGAAGTTCTTCGAAGTGCAGAAGAACATCGTTCTGACCGGCCATATCGTCGACCATCTCAATACCGTGATCTCCAAGTCTCGCTGGGCGAGCCTGTCAGACGAAGACAAGAAAATCTTCGTCGACGTGATGCAGGAGGCTGCGACCAAGACGACCAAGATCATTGAGGAGCGTGAAGTGGCACTCGTGGACGACTTCAAGAAGCGTGGCCTGACGGTAACGGAAGTCGACAAGGCCGACTTCGAAAAGAATGTGCTCGACAAGGTGAAGTTCGAAGACTTTGGATACAACAAGGCCGATTGGGAAGCGATCCGCGCCGTTCAGTAA
- a CDS encoding serine/threonine protein phosphatase, producing MLQAANASEREKGFHVHLEDADIAALMQTLLMSEKRIQRLELSSGAVWIKRQGTEEPRLWSKLQGFAARLLPYAFLRPSPVLSPVEMMAREKRRMIEFGSAGFTVPAIIYSSDTAIVLEDVGPTIQGIVAAKGSEGHPDQLLVQSAIELGALHAAGLCHGRPHIRDFFLKGGRIGFMDFEEEPQAVMPLASAQARDLWLLFLPLSAFAENTEATLDAAYRGWAARAPRATIDELHRLVRVLGRFLPLARLIGRVQMGSDLRRFIVATDFLKNAVETDVGAKTSGRAGKDD from the coding sequence ATGCTTCAGGCTGCCAATGCGAGCGAGAGGGAAAAGGGCTTCCATGTTCATCTGGAAGATGCCGATATTGCTGCGCTCATGCAGACCCTGTTGATGAGCGAAAAGCGCATTCAGCGCCTGGAACTGAGTTCCGGTGCCGTGTGGATCAAGCGCCAGGGTACCGAAGAACCACGGCTGTGGAGCAAGTTGCAGGGCTTTGCCGCCCGCCTTCTTCCCTACGCTTTCCTCAGACCGTCCCCCGTTCTCTCGCCCGTCGAGATGATGGCGCGCGAAAAGCGCCGGATGATCGAATTCGGCAGCGCAGGCTTTACCGTTCCGGCAATCATCTATTCCTCCGACACCGCAATCGTGCTGGAGGACGTGGGACCGACCATCCAGGGTATCGTGGCGGCCAAGGGGAGCGAAGGTCATCCGGATCAGTTGCTGGTTCAGTCGGCGATCGAGCTTGGCGCACTTCACGCTGCCGGTCTTTGCCATGGACGCCCACATATTCGCGACTTTTTCCTTAAAGGCGGCCGGATCGGCTTCATGGATTTCGAGGAAGAGCCGCAGGCGGTCATGCCGCTTGCCAGCGCTCAGGCGCGCGACCTCTGGCTGCTGTTCCTGCCATTGAGTGCCTTTGCCGAAAACACCGAGGCAACGCTTGATGCCGCCTATCGCGGATGGGCCGCCCGTGCGCCGCGGGCGACCATTGATGAATTGCATCGCTTGGTGCGTGTGCTTGGCCGATTTTTGCCGCTCGCCCGGTTGATTGGCCGCGTGCAGATGGGTAGTGATCTGCGACGCTTTATCGTGGCGACCGACTTTCTAAAGAATGCTGTTGAAACCGATGTCGGAGCCAAGACCTCCGGCAGGGCAGGAAAAGATGACTGA
- a CDS encoding GntR family transcriptional regulator — protein MATAPMPNCVANGVIVQGTRLTETMVANRFGISRAPARQALAELERLHLVRKTESRGYDVVAKNRSMQQTGTTDENSLPPADTMRMQPRSSWELIYDNIEIEIVSRTSLAAWRINEAMLAKHYGVSRTVARDVVARLQQRGIVNKDESGRWYAPALTAKHIDELYELRWILEPIALEKAVPNLPDGLLISLRKNVADAIQSVDKIDGEMLDALEQQLHVELLGYCENASLMQAISLPQALLVAHHFLYHWTMELFDTEPFLPEHLAIFDSLLTGDIEGAKSALVRHLQISRSRAMKRITAVAEVISPDELPYLEKMEGG, from the coding sequence ATGGCAACCGCGCCGATGCCGAACTGCGTTGCCAATGGCGTTATCGTTCAGGGTACGAGGCTGACCGAAACCATGGTCGCCAACCGCTTCGGCATCAGCCGCGCGCCCGCACGCCAAGCGCTGGCGGAACTGGAGCGTCTTCATCTCGTGCGAAAGACCGAGAGCCGCGGCTATGATGTCGTGGCAAAAAACAGATCGATGCAGCAAACGGGGACGACCGATGAGAATTCGCTTCCCCCCGCCGACACAATGCGCATGCAGCCGCGATCCAGTTGGGAACTCATCTACGACAATATCGAGATCGAGATCGTCTCGCGCACCTCACTCGCGGCTTGGCGGATCAACGAGGCGATGCTTGCGAAACATTACGGCGTCAGCAGAACCGTGGCACGCGATGTCGTCGCTCGTCTGCAGCAGCGCGGTATCGTCAACAAGGACGAGAGCGGGCGATGGTATGCGCCGGCGCTGACGGCCAAGCATATCGATGAACTTTACGAGCTTCGCTGGATCCTTGAGCCGATCGCGCTGGAAAAGGCAGTCCCCAATCTACCGGATGGCCTGCTGATTTCCTTGCGCAAGAATGTCGCAGACGCCATCCAGTCGGTCGATAAGATCGACGGCGAGATGCTCGATGCACTCGAACAACAGTTGCATGTCGAGCTTCTCGGCTACTGCGAAAACGCCTCACTGATGCAGGCCATCAGCCTGCCGCAGGCGCTGCTTGTCGCCCACCATTTTCTCTATCACTGGACCATGGAGCTCTTCGACACCGAGCCCTTCCTGCCGGAGCACCTGGCGATTTTCGACAGCCTTCTGACGGGTGATATCGAGGGCGCGAAGTCCGCGCTCGTCCGTCACCTGCAAATCTCCAGAAGCCGCGCAATGAAGCGCATCACGGCCGTCGCGGAAGTCATTTCGCCTGACGAACTGCCCTATCTCGAGAAGATGGAAGGCGGCTAA